The proteins below come from a single uncultured delta proteobacterium genomic window:
- a CDS encoding putative transcriptional regulator (Winged helix domain) (Evidence 3 : Function proposed based on presence of conserved amino acid motif, structural feature or limited homology) → MARAERLLTLLQCLRRYKHPVSGLTLAGELGVSLRTVYRDIAALQAQGARIEGETGVGYLLRPGFTLPPLMFTEPEIEAIALGVQWVAQRGGSGLGNPARDALAKISSVLTPELRRKLSASTLLVGPGNAARVSDTVLDTLYAAIRQEEKILLQYRDGNGKESSRILWPFTLGFFDSVQLVVGWCELRHDFRSFRTDRICSVSLTGEAYPRRRNALFDEWRAAQGMLDK, encoded by the coding sequence ATGGCGCGAGCGGAAAGACTTTTGACGTTGCTGCAATGTTTGCGGCGTTACAAACACCCGGTATCCGGACTGACCCTGGCGGGAGAACTCGGCGTCAGCCTCCGGACCGTGTACAGAGATATTGCGGCCTTGCAGGCGCAGGGAGCCCGCATCGAAGGCGAGACCGGCGTAGGGTATCTCCTGCGCCCCGGCTTTACCCTGCCGCCTCTCATGTTCACGGAACCGGAGATCGAAGCCATCGCCCTCGGCGTGCAATGGGTGGCCCAAAGAGGGGGCAGCGGCCTCGGGAACCCGGCCCGCGACGCCCTTGCAAAAATTTCTTCCGTGCTGACGCCGGAACTCCGCCGTAAGCTTTCCGCATCAACCTTGCTCGTCGGCCCCGGAAACGCCGCGCGCGTTTCCGATACCGTCCTGGACACCCTGTACGCGGCAATTCGACAGGAGGAAAAAATCCTTCTCCAGTACCGGGACGGAAACGGCAAGGAATCCTCCCGGATTCTCTGGCCGTTCACCCTGGGCTTTTTCGACAGCGTGCAGCTTGTGGTCGGCTGGTGCGAATTGCGGCACGATTTCCGCAGCTTCAGAACAGACCGGATTTGTTCTGTTTCATTGACAGGTGAAGCATACCCGCGCAGGCGGAATGCCCTGTTCGACGAATGGCGCGCCGCGCAGGGCATGCTGGATAAATAA
- a CDS encoding conserved exported hypothetical protein (Evidence 4 : Homologs of previously reported genes of unknown function) codes for MKRTAWCLLAALIVCGAPAATAAQSPEDGGKTPQAHERAGGEAVNNGQDMTRPLTRVDLRYEYQNSPHLSGSKDDAHIVTVRMDKPFDLGPRWKLATRLDLPLMFTDRVSKDNTQGNTHFGVSDVLAQAMLVNIASERFAWAAGAQIILPTATEDEMGMGKYRVVPTLGMRWATPEMLTGSWVALAARWDKDFAESRSDATKVNELQLAPMVNIPLPDQWFVNLFPSTDIRCNLGDKRPGDSGRWFVPANVLVGKMLTRDIVTSVEVGVPIIQDYHVYDFKVEARIGFFF; via the coding sequence ATGAAACGTACGGCATGGTGTCTTCTGGCGGCTCTGATCGTGTGCGGGGCTCCCGCCGCCACTGCGGCGCAAAGCCCGGAGGACGGCGGGAAGACCCCTCAGGCTCACGAACGGGCGGGCGGTGAGGCGGTCAACAACGGGCAGGACATGACCAGGCCGCTGACGCGCGTCGATTTGCGTTACGAATACCAGAACTCCCCCCACCTGAGCGGGAGCAAGGACGACGCGCACATCGTCACCGTTCGCATGGACAAGCCCTTTGATCTCGGCCCCAGGTGGAAACTCGCCACCCGGCTGGATCTCCCGCTCATGTTCACCGACCGCGTCAGCAAGGACAACACCCAGGGCAACACCCACTTCGGGGTAAGCGACGTTCTGGCGCAGGCGATGCTCGTGAACATCGCGAGCGAGCGCTTCGCCTGGGCCGCCGGGGCGCAGATCATTCTCCCCACCGCCACCGAGGACGAGATGGGCATGGGCAAATACAGGGTGGTGCCCACCCTCGGCATGCGCTGGGCCACGCCCGAGATGCTCACCGGCAGTTGGGTGGCTCTGGCCGCCCGCTGGGATAAAGATTTTGCCGAAAGCCGCTCCGACGCCACAAAGGTGAATGAACTGCAGCTCGCTCCCATGGTGAATATCCCGCTGCCGGATCAATGGTTCGTCAACCTCTTCCCCAGCACGGACATCCGCTGCAACCTCGGTGACAAACGGCCCGGCGATTCCGGCCGCTGGTTCGTGCCCGCCAACGTTCTGGTGGGCAAAATGCTCACAAGGGACATCGTTACCAGCGTGGAGGTGGGCGTTCCGATCATCCAGGACTATCACGTGTACGATTTCAAGGTGGAAGCGCGGATCGGCTTTTTCTTTTGA
- a CDS encoding putative Diguanylate cyclase (GGDEF) domain-containing protein (Evidence 3 : Function proposed based on presence of conserved amino acid motif, structural feature or limited homology), whose product MFKNNMLKTEDGFKYINRRYATALLLTASLLLVSQIIIQLTIINMKSDARVVNISGRQRMLSQKITKCSFGLLLFEKNGVRETFVTELTAARDLWKKSHEALRYGSEEMHLPGGGSDAVEALYAKMEPHYQAMLQAVAVILALEEHGDTNQRILQDSALAIRANEREFLQYMDKIVFQYDDESNTKLLHLQILECTILLIALFVLALEWRVVFKPAQKEIKAGFDSMKKNEEYLNQLFETTPTMTILFDAATLKAVKYNAMAVQLVREWLGVDLTEETTFAQILPGPAEDEGFSERLLEKIRAEKEFSNLEAGITEGQIVLLSAKTLTSGDKTLYLVGLSDITTLKQVATFDSMTAMLNRRAGLELLEYLFGECAGNRADMSLCFIDIDRLKHVNDSHGHQEGDWYIKTVAQTILREAGDAYKGIRYGGDELILVTENADWETFDTLMRKVNDDLYDIGHMRFKPYTMSVSYGIVTYSQKRYRDISDFIEEADMCMYENKKCKRAQRATEEGC is encoded by the coding sequence ATGTTTAAAAACAATATGTTAAAAACAGAAGACGGTTTCAAATACATTAACAGACGGTACGCCACGGCCTTGCTGTTGACGGCGTCTTTGCTGCTCGTTAGCCAGATCATCATCCAACTGACCATCATCAACATGAAAAGCGACGCCAGAGTGGTCAATATATCCGGCCGCCAGCGCATGCTCAGCCAGAAAATAACGAAATGCTCCTTCGGCCTGCTGCTGTTCGAAAAAAACGGCGTGCGCGAAACGTTTGTCACAGAGCTGACCGCCGCGCGCGACCTGTGGAAAAAATCCCACGAGGCCCTACGCTATGGCAGCGAGGAAATGCATCTGCCGGGCGGGGGGAGCGACGCCGTCGAAGCGCTGTACGCGAAGATGGAACCCCACTATCAAGCCATGTTGCAGGCGGTAGCGGTCATTCTCGCGCTTGAGGAACACGGGGATACGAACCAGCGGATACTGCAGGACAGTGCACTGGCCATCCGCGCCAACGAGAGGGAATTTTTGCAGTACATGGACAAAATCGTCTTCCAGTACGACGACGAGTCCAACACCAAACTGCTCCATCTCCAAATTCTCGAATGCACCATTTTGCTGATCGCGCTGTTCGTGCTGGCGCTGGAGTGGCGCGTGGTGTTCAAACCGGCCCAGAAAGAAATCAAGGCCGGTTTCGACAGCATGAAGAAGAACGAGGAATACCTTAACCAGCTGTTTGAAACCACGCCCACGATGACCATTTTATTCGACGCCGCCACCTTGAAGGCCGTCAAATACAACGCCATGGCCGTGCAGCTGGTGCGCGAGTGGCTCGGCGTGGACCTTACCGAAGAGACCACCTTCGCCCAAATCCTGCCCGGCCCGGCGGAAGACGAGGGGTTCAGCGAGCGCCTCCTTGAAAAGATCAGGGCGGAAAAGGAATTTTCCAATCTGGAAGCCGGCATCACCGAAGGGCAGATCGTGCTGCTGTCGGCCAAAACCCTGACCTCCGGCGATAAGACCTTGTACCTCGTCGGCCTTTCCGACATCACAACCCTCAAGCAGGTGGCCACCTTCGACAGCATGACCGCCATGCTCAACCGCCGCGCCGGGCTCGAGCTTCTGGAATATCTGTTCGGGGAGTGCGCCGGAAACCGGGCCGACATGTCCCTCTGCTTCATCGATATCGACCGGTTGAAGCACGTGAACGACTCGCACGGCCACCAGGAAGGCGACTGGTACATCAAAACCGTGGCCCAGACCATCCTCCGAGAGGCGGGCGACGCATACAAGGGCATACGCTACGGCGGGGACGAGCTCATTCTGGTCACGGAAAACGCGGACTGGGAAACGTTCGACACGCTCATGCGCAAGGTCAACGACGATCTATACGATATCGGGCACATGCGTTTCAAACCGTACACCATGAGCGTCAGCTACGGCATCGTGACATACAGCCAGAAGCGATATCGCGACATCAGCGACTTTATCGAGGAAGCGGATATGTGCATGTACGAAAATAAAAAATGCAAACGGGCGCAACGCGCGACGGAAGAGGGCTGTTAA
- a CDS encoding Glyoxalase/bleomycin resistance protein/dioxygenase — MSDPSFFMLYVDNPPSSAAFYSRLLGRDPVEASPTFAMFALDSGCKLCLWSRHTVKPEAAGAGGGGETAFALEGNDAVDAAHAAWKAMGVCILQEPTAMEFGYTFVALDPDNHRLRVFAPGGE; from the coding sequence ATGTCGGATCCCAGTTTTTTCATGCTGTACGTTGACAACCCGCCGTCCAGCGCGGCGTTTTACTCCCGCCTGCTCGGGCGCGACCCCGTCGAAGCGTCGCCGACCTTTGCCATGTTCGCGCTTGATTCGGGCTGCAAGCTCTGCTTGTGGTCCAGGCACACGGTCAAGCCGGAGGCCGCGGGCGCGGGCGGGGGAGGAGAAACGGCCTTCGCCCTTGAAGGGAACGATGCCGTTGACGCCGCCCATGCCGCCTGGAAGGCGATGGGGGTGTGCATCTTGCAGGAACCGACGGCCATGGAGTTCGGCTATACCTTCGTGGCCCTTGACCCCGACAACCACCGGCTCCGCGTTTTCGCGCCCGGCGGCGAATAG
- a CDS encoding conserved hypothetical protein (Evidence 4 : Homologs of previously reported genes of unknown function) has translation MDKDPFAAATKRLFKVAKCKTQLQLANFMGIRQSSVSDAIRRKSIPAEWLLTLLRHDQTNPDWVLTGKGPRYLRPVDDNTVTVIHVTKFRPVTESSTQELLIELMRREREQRLAPPRAALLA, from the coding sequence ATGGACAAAGACCCTTTTGCCGCCGCAACGAAACGGTTGTTCAAGGTCGCCAAATGCAAAACGCAGCTTCAGTTGGCCAATTTTATGGGCATACGGCAGTCGTCGGTATCCGACGCCATACGCCGCAAAAGCATCCCGGCGGAATGGCTGCTCACGCTCCTGCGCCACGACCAGACCAACCCGGACTGGGTCCTGACCGGGAAAGGCCCCCGGTATCTACGGCCTGTCGATGACAATACGGTCACGGTCATCCATGTGACGAAGTTCCGGCCAGTGACGGAGAGTTCGACGCAGGAACTCCTGATCGAACTGATGCGCCGGGAGAGGGAACAGCGGCTCGCCCCGCCGCGGGCCGCGCTGCTCGCCTGA
- a CDS encoding conserved membrane hypothetical protein (Evidence 4 : Homologs of previously reported genes of unknown function), producing the protein MRYNRYSVLTMACHVCTDINQGALPALLPFLVLHKDISYASAAGLIFAANSMSSVVQPLFGYLGDRVSWPWLMGLGAFLAGGGLALVGFLDSYWSIFAAVAVSGIGVALFHPEGGRVANLAAGDRKGAGIAIFSVGGNIGFALGPVIASVALATMGLKGTIVFLIPAVAMAAVILASLGGLNRLAAESRRGKTGGKHAPAKDDWKSFFKVSACLTSRSVVAYGLTTFIPLYFAVVLLLPEASASATLTLYSVMTAVATLLGGQAADRFGFSRVIKGGFVFLVPLMLIFPLIGNVPLAIFLLVPIALAINTPQAAMIALGQKFMSNHIGTSSGIMFGLAVSIGGMVAPGIGWIGDRYGLTMAMYAVASFAVLTMLLALLIPGSPRAVENPKQHPVDDAQPRPEPDNTASR; encoded by the coding sequence ATGCGATACAACCGATACAGCGTGCTGACGATGGCCTGCCACGTCTGCACGGATATAAACCAAGGCGCCTTGCCCGCGCTTCTCCCCTTTCTGGTGCTTCACAAAGACATCAGTTACGCCTCCGCCGCGGGCCTCATTTTTGCCGCCAACTCCATGTCGTCCGTGGTCCAGCCGCTTTTCGGGTATCTGGGGGACAGGGTTTCCTGGCCCTGGCTGATGGGGCTCGGCGCGTTTCTGGCGGGCGGGGGCCTCGCCCTTGTCGGGTTCCTCGACAGTTACTGGAGCATTTTTGCCGCCGTTGCCGTTTCCGGCATCGGCGTGGCCCTTTTCCACCCCGAGGGCGGCAGAGTGGCCAACCTTGCCGCCGGGGACCGCAAGGGCGCGGGAATCGCCATTTTCTCCGTCGGCGGCAATATCGGGTTCGCGCTGGGGCCGGTGATCGCGTCGGTTGCCCTGGCTACCATGGGCCTCAAGGGAACCATCGTGTTCCTGATACCGGCCGTCGCCATGGCGGCGGTCATTCTCGCGTCCCTTGGCGGCCTGAACCGCCTCGCCGCGGAATCGCGGCGCGGCAAGACCGGCGGGAAGCATGCGCCGGCCAAAGACGACTGGAAATCATTTTTCAAGGTATCGGCGTGCCTTACGAGCCGGTCGGTGGTCGCCTACGGCCTGACCACCTTCATACCGCTCTACTTTGCCGTCGTGCTGCTGCTGCCTGAGGCTTCCGCGAGCGCCACCCTGACCTTGTATTCCGTGATGACCGCCGTCGCGACGCTGCTCGGCGGCCAGGCCGCGGACCGGTTTGGGTTCAGCCGCGTCATAAAAGGCGGTTTTGTGTTCCTGGTCCCCCTGATGCTGATTTTCCCCCTGATCGGCAATGTGCCCCTGGCGATTTTCCTGTTGGTTCCCATAGCTCTGGCCATCAACACCCCGCAAGCGGCGATGATCGCCCTGGGCCAGAAATTTATGTCCAACCATATCGGCACCTCGTCCGGCATCATGTTCGGCCTTGCCGTCAGCATCGGCGGCATGGTCGCCCCCGGCATCGGGTGGATCGGCGACCGCTACGGGCTGACGATGGCCATGTACGCCGTCGCGTCGTTCGCGGTGCTGACGATGCTTCTTGCGCTCCTTATCCCGGGCAGCCCGCGAGCCGTGGAAAATCCGAAGCAACACCCTGTTGATGACGCCCAGCCCCGCCCGGAACCGGACAACACCGCATCGCGCTGA
- a CDS encoding conserved exported hypothetical protein (Evidence 4 : Homologs of previously reported genes of unknown function) produces MRKYLLTALLMASICLPPLPALATENAFGRYIPGVFAGPASQIVPPVPGFYMQSSTFFYKGSAKKDIQLPIGRDLKSKVDVEYFSTALTGVYVPEWTPGKNMSVGLGLTVPLQTLYIKAGAGSLWTSDRATSLGDIMLTPAVGWHDGPHLATANVTIYMPTGDYDKDNLANIGLNCWTFTPSLAYTYVNPEKHIDFSITAGVDISTWNNDTHYRSGEMLHADATLLWTYEGFGAGVFGSVLYQFTDDEGALADQLGGFRGRSFSVGPMLKYSAGGEHEFTVNLNWAPEFHVKNRVEGDGFFLNMTLKF; encoded by the coding sequence ATGCGTAAGTATTTACTGACGGCGCTGCTTATGGCCTCGATATGTCTGCCGCCCCTGCCGGCGCTGGCGACGGAAAACGCGTTCGGCCGCTATATCCCCGGCGTGTTTGCTGGACCGGCCAGCCAGATAGTGCCGCCGGTCCCCGGTTTCTACATGCAAAGCTCCACCTTCTTCTATAAAGGCTCGGCCAAGAAGGACATTCAACTCCCCATCGGGCGCGACCTGAAAAGCAAGGTGGACGTCGAATACTTCAGTACGGCGCTGACCGGCGTGTACGTTCCCGAATGGACCCCCGGCAAGAACATGAGCGTCGGCCTGGGCCTGACGGTGCCGCTCCAGACCCTGTACATCAAGGCCGGCGCCGGATCGTTGTGGACCTCCGACCGCGCCACAAGCCTCGGGGACATCATGCTCACCCCGGCCGTCGGCTGGCACGACGGGCCGCACTTGGCCACGGCCAACGTCACCATCTATATGCCCACGGGCGACTACGACAAGGACAACCTTGCCAATATCGGGCTGAACTGCTGGACCTTCACGCCGAGCCTGGCCTACACCTACGTCAACCCAGAGAAGCATATCGACTTCTCGATCACCGCGGGCGTGGACATCAGCACCTGGAATAACGACACCCATTACCGCAGCGGGGAAATGCTCCACGCCGACGCGACCCTGCTCTGGACATACGAAGGGTTCGGCGCCGGTGTTTTCGGCTCCGTGCTGTACCAGTTCACCGACGACGAGGGCGCCCTTGCCGATCAGCTGGGCGGCTTTCGCGGCCGGTCCTTCTCCGTCGGTCCCATGCTCAAGTACAGCGCGGGCGGTGAGCACGAGTTTACCGTCAACCTGAACTGGGCGCCGGAATTTCACGTTAAAAACCGCGTCGAAGGGGACGGCTTCTTTCTGAACATGACATTGAAGTTTTAA
- a CDS encoding hypothetical protein (Evidence 5 : No homology to any previously reported sequences), with translation MAVGFILHNRATGILDETYGMVSSGGSDRVRGSRRHCGAKPGGRREDPSGSRTGGR, from the coding sequence ATGGCCGTGGGCTTCATCCTGCACAACCGGGCAACAGGTATTCTTGATGAAACGTACGGCATGGTGTCTTCTGGCGGCTCTGATCGTGTGCGGGGCTCCCGCCGCCACTGCGGCGCAAAGCCCGGAGGACGGCGGGAAGACCCCTCAGGCTCACGAACGGGCGGGCGGTGA
- a CDS encoding Major facilitator family transporter produces MTTEQLKARVANKTFLRVLVPIFIASMLAFIDRVNISFAMLKMNADLSFAPEIYGMGAGIFFMGYVLFEVPGAILAERWSPSKWIARIMFTWGLVSAMMAFMTTSWHFYILRFLLGACEASLYPVIYACVVPRWFTAETKGKAISLILTSLPLSAMIGGPLAGFLIEHEFFALKGWQFLFLVEGGLTAVYGFAILLFLKDTPESVHWLTDEEKNYLIASIKAETSNKVKEKHYSLLQGLTDPKVLFLGFIYFCWVVGFWGFNFWLPKSIERVTGAGAGTIGLLSLIPVTVALLALIYVGHSSAKHGETKKHVGIPLMIGAAGFLIAALVEGPVASIAAFTLISIGVYSPMGVWWSIPTSFLTGVAAAGATGLINSMGNIGGFVGPNIVGYFKRLTGIQSDTAVFFIFAFTLFLSSILVLTLKIREPAGGTKAPLRGKGGQTVALDPAD; encoded by the coding sequence ATGACGACGGAACAACTCAAGGCAAGAGTCGCCAATAAAACATTCCTGCGGGTGCTTGTCCCCATTTTCATCGCCTCGATGCTGGCTTTTATCGACCGGGTGAACATCAGCTTCGCCATGCTCAAAATGAACGCGGACCTCAGTTTTGCCCCGGAAATTTACGGGATGGGAGCCGGGATCTTCTTCATGGGGTACGTGCTGTTCGAGGTGCCGGGAGCGATCCTGGCCGAACGGTGGAGCCCGTCCAAATGGATCGCGCGCATCATGTTCACCTGGGGGCTGGTCAGCGCGATGATGGCCTTCATGACTACCAGCTGGCACTTTTACATTCTGCGTTTTCTCCTCGGCGCCTGCGAGGCCAGCCTGTACCCCGTGATATACGCGTGCGTTGTGCCGCGCTGGTTCACCGCGGAAACCAAGGGCAAAGCCATTTCGCTGATTTTAACGTCATTGCCGCTCTCCGCCATGATCGGCGGGCCTCTGGCCGGTTTTCTCATCGAGCATGAATTCTTCGCCCTCAAGGGCTGGCAGTTCCTCTTCCTGGTGGAAGGCGGGCTCACCGCCGTTTACGGTTTCGCCATTCTGCTCTTCCTCAAGGATACCCCCGAGAGCGTGCACTGGCTGACCGACGAGGAAAAAAACTACCTGATCGCGTCAATCAAGGCGGAAACCTCCAACAAGGTCAAGGAAAAGCACTACTCTCTGCTGCAGGGCCTGACGGACCCCAAAGTGCTGTTCCTGGGCTTCATCTACTTCTGCTGGGTCGTGGGGTTCTGGGGCTTCAACTTCTGGCTGCCCAAGAGCATCGAGCGCGTGACCGGCGCCGGCGCCGGCACGATAGGCCTGCTGTCGCTCATCCCCGTGACGGTCGCCCTGCTGGCGCTGATCTATGTCGGCCACTCCTCGGCCAAGCATGGTGAGACGAAAAAGCATGTGGGCATCCCGCTGATGATCGGTGCGGCGGGTTTTCTCATCGCCGCCCTGGTGGAAGGCCCGGTGGCTTCCATTGCCGCCTTTACCCTTATTTCCATCGGCGTCTATTCGCCCATGGGCGTGTGGTGGTCCATTCCCACCAGCTTCCTCACCGGCGTGGCAGCGGCCGGGGCCACGGGCCTTATCAACTCCATGGGCAACATCGGGGGTTTTGTCGGGCCGAACATCGTCGGGTACTTCAAGCGCTTAACGGGGATCCAAAGCGATACCGCCGTGTTTTTCATTTTCGCGTTCACGCTCTTCCTCAGCTCAATTCTGGTACTGACGCTCAAGATCAGGGAACCCGCCGGCGGCACGAAAGCGCCCCTCCGGGGCAAAGGCGGGCAGACCGTGGCACTTGACCCGGCGGATTGA
- a CDS encoding putative Diguanylate cyclase (Evidence 3 : Function proposed based on presence of conserved amino acid motif, structural feature or limited homology; Product type pe : putative enzyme) codes for MAQSAYSNITALLLEQDIFHSLFDISRIVDAESGKIQDLESGVVLETRTSCNDVFGTDSRCKNCTSIRAHYSNESVVKLEYVNGSVLLILSVPLQVCGKRLVAELVKDITKSMTVDLKDSLFSGEVPAIIDKLNKISTTDQLTGLQNRRYLDDRLPLALANCRAMCAPVSLVMLDIDNFKQINDTYGHQHGDVIIREIAAILLSYIRRNSDFAVRYGGEEMLLCFPGVSLADCLSIAGRIHKQIQAAVFAHHDRAVSVTVSMGVGESQTDGTYDKDGLIAIADKRLYDAKKSGRNRIVSSDAL; via the coding sequence ATGGCGCAAAGCGCGTATTCTAATATTACAGCGCTGCTGTTGGAACAGGATATTTTTCATTCATTGTTTGATATCTCTCGAATTGTAGACGCGGAGAGCGGCAAGATACAGGATCTGGAAAGCGGCGTTGTTCTGGAAACGCGAACCTCCTGCAACGATGTTTTCGGAACGGACAGCCGGTGCAAAAACTGCACGTCCATCCGGGCGCACTATTCCAATGAAAGCGTGGTCAAGCTGGAGTATGTGAACGGCTCCGTTCTGCTTATTTTGTCGGTGCCGCTGCAGGTGTGCGGTAAGCGGCTGGTGGCGGAGCTGGTCAAGGACATCACCAAAAGCATGACCGTGGACCTCAAGGATTCGCTTTTTTCCGGAGAAGTGCCCGCCATCATTGACAAGTTGAATAAAATTTCCACCACGGACCAGCTCACCGGCCTGCAGAACAGGCGGTACCTCGATGACAGGCTTCCCCTGGCTCTGGCGAACTGCCGCGCCATGTGCGCCCCGGTCTCGCTTGTGATGCTCGACATCGACAATTTCAAGCAGATCAACGACACTTACGGCCATCAGCACGGGGATGTAATCATCCGGGAGATTGCCGCCATTCTGCTTTCCTATATCCGCCGGAATTCGGATTTTGCCGTGCGCTATGGCGGCGAGGAGATGCTGCTCTGTTTTCCGGGCGTTTCCCTGGCGGATTGCCTTTCCATCGCCGGGCGCATTCACAAACAGATACAGGCCGCCGTTTTTGCCCACCACGACCGAGCGGTCAGCGTGACCGTGAGCATGGGCGTGGGAGAAAGCCAAACGGACGGGACCTACGACAAGGACGGCCTGATCGCCATAGCGGACAAGCGCCTGTACGACGCCAAAAAGTCCGGCCGTAACCGTATTGTGAGTTCTGACGCGCTGTGA
- a CDS encoding exported hypothetical protein (Evidence 5 : No homology to any previously reported sequences) — protein MRLKRAILPLLFSAIAALFCAAGLYGNASPPVHASAENVHALLKSSFAADAPACLLTETHGLSPRPTDDGAVGAFQGKNSPQGAVTARIETRLLTGLHGMGQKKKSASALGEKLFEPYPPPRQVMRFSCFGPLLPAKSNAYEKFPFDPRSPCSSFLG, from the coding sequence ATGCGATTGAAGCGTGCCATACTGCCCCTGCTCTTTTCGGCGATTGCCGCGCTTTTTTGCGCGGCGGGGCTTTATGGCAATGCCTCCCCCCCGGTTCACGCCTCCGCCGAAAATGTCCACGCGCTCCTGAAAAGCAGCTTCGCCGCTGATGCCCCTGCCTGCCTCCTGACCGAAACGCACGGCCTGTCCCCTCGCCCCACGGACGATGGGGCGGTGGGCGCATTCCAGGGAAAGAACTCCCCGCAAGGCGCTGTTACCGCCCGCATTGAGACCCGCCTGCTTACCGGGCTCCACGGCATGGGGCAGAAAAAGAAATCCGCTTCCGCCCTCGGCGAGAAGCTGTTTGAACCGTACCCGCCGCCGCGGCAGGTAATGCGCTTTTCCTGCTTTGGCCCGCTTTTGCCGGCCAAAAGCAACGCATACGAAAAATTCCCCTTTGATCCCCGGAGCCCCTGCTCCTCTTTCCTGGGGTGA